From Streptomyces asiaticus, one genomic window encodes:
- a CDS encoding endonuclease/exonuclease/phosphatase family protein: MSLRAPRGPVALTAVAASALAAGLLAVPSSASAAEVRIHDIQGSTRISPLAGQQVSDVPGTVTAIRAFGSSRGFWTQDTRPDKDAATSEAIFVFTGSTTPSVTVGDSVLVSGTVSEYYPGGKDAGGQSLTELSKATWTVQSSGNALPAAYRLNPSTIPDRYTPDAGGDSIEGLALRPRSYALDRYESLEGMRVSVENAPVVGATNTYKELWVTAEPHHQRTARGGALYSSYRDPNAGRVRVVSLLPYAQHPFPVADVGDALTGTTAGPMDYDNFGGYTIAATAMGELADHGPQRETTRKQKADELSIATYNVENLSPKTAQSKFDRLATGLVEHLASPDIVALEEVQDDNGATNDSVVGADATLKKLTDAIKAAGGPAYEWRQINPVDDQDGGEPGGNIRVAFLYNPERVSFTDIPGGDSTTPVQVEQKDGKATLSASPGRIDPANGVWKASRKPLAGQFSFRGRPVFVVANHFNSKGGDQGLDSRFQPPARSSETQRTGQATAVNTFVKALLNADPKASVVVAGDLNDYQFSPALADLTKGGVLTDLVTRLPKDERYGYVYNGNSQVLDHILTSRALRRADYDIVHINAEFSDQSSDHDPQVVRVRP; encoded by the coding sequence ATGTCCCTTCGCGCCCCGCGCGGACCCGTCGCCCTCACCGCCGTCGCCGCCTCCGCCCTCGCGGCCGGGCTGCTCGCGGTGCCCTCGTCGGCCTCCGCCGCCGAGGTCCGCATCCATGACATCCAGGGCAGCACCCGGATATCCCCGCTCGCCGGGCAGCAGGTGAGCGACGTGCCCGGCACGGTCACGGCGATACGCGCCTTCGGCTCCTCGCGCGGCTTCTGGACCCAGGACACCCGGCCCGACAAGGACGCGGCCACCAGCGAGGCGATCTTCGTCTTCACCGGATCGACCACGCCCTCGGTCACCGTGGGCGACTCGGTGCTGGTCTCCGGGACGGTGTCCGAGTACTACCCGGGCGGCAAGGACGCCGGCGGGCAGTCGCTCACCGAGCTCTCCAAGGCGACCTGGACGGTCCAGTCCTCCGGCAACGCGCTGCCCGCCGCCTACCGGCTCAATCCCTCCACGATCCCCGACCGCTACACCCCGGACGCCGGCGGCGACTCCATCGAGGGGCTGGCGCTGCGGCCGCGCTCATACGCCCTGGACCGCTACGAGTCGCTGGAGGGCATGCGGGTCTCGGTCGAGAACGCCCCCGTGGTCGGCGCGACCAACACCTACAAGGAGCTGTGGGTCACCGCCGAGCCCCACCACCAGCGCACCGCGCGCGGCGGCGCCCTCTACAGCTCGTACCGCGACCCGAACGCGGGCCGGGTGAGGGTGGTCTCGCTCCTGCCCTACGCCCAGCACCCCTTCCCCGTGGCGGACGTCGGCGACGCGCTGACCGGCACCACGGCCGGGCCGATGGACTACGACAACTTCGGCGGCTACACGATCGCGGCCACCGCGATGGGCGAACTGGCCGACCACGGCCCGCAGCGGGAGACCACCCGCAAGCAGAAGGCGGACGAACTCTCCATCGCCACCTACAACGTGGAGAACCTCTCCCCCAAGACCGCCCAGTCGAAGTTCGACCGGCTGGCCACCGGTCTCGTGGAGCACCTCGCCTCGCCGGACATCGTCGCCCTGGAGGAGGTCCAGGACGACAACGGCGCGACGAACGACTCGGTGGTCGGCGCCGACGCCACGCTGAAGAAGCTCACCGACGCGATCAAGGCGGCGGGCGGTCCCGCGTACGAGTGGCGGCAGATCAACCCGGTGGACGACCAGGACGGCGGCGAGCCGGGCGGCAACATCCGCGTGGCGTTCCTCTACAACCCCGAGCGGGTCTCCTTCACCGACATCCCCGGCGGCGACTCCACCACCCCCGTGCAGGTCGAGCAGAAGGACGGCAAGGCCACGCTGTCGGCCTCCCCCGGCCGTATCGACCCGGCGAACGGCGTCTGGAAGGCCAGCCGCAAGCCGCTGGCCGGGCAGTTCTCCTTCCGGGGCCGCCCGGTGTTCGTGGTCGCGAACCACTTCAACTCCAAGGGCGGCGACCAGGGCCTGGACAGCCGCTTCCAGCCCCCGGCCCGCTCCTCGGAGACCCAGCGCACCGGGCAGGCCACGGCGGTCAACACCTTCGTCAAGGCGCTGCTGAACGCCGATCCGAAGGCGTCGGTGGTCGTCGCGGGCGACCTCAACGACTACCAGTTCTCGCCCGCGCTGGCCGACCTCACCAAGGGCGGTGTGCTGACGGACCTGGTG
- a CDS encoding alkaline phosphatase PhoX: protein MSLSRRDFARRSAYTGAGFALVGSAGVLATAPGALAAEATEEGVAGVEGHGGSSLGYGPLIADPKGILALPKGFSYKIITRTGETKLESGESTPSNHDGTATFEGSRGATLLVNNHELAGPRSKWPHPVPLIEGLVYDPAASGGCTVVEVAKHGDHVTEWVGIAGTATNCAGGRTPWGTWLTCEETEDKAGQNGMTKDHGYVFEVDPHDRKANRDPKPIKALGRYAHEAVVVDPKRGHLYLTEDASGPNGLLYRWVPPHGFEHGRGKLGTLKDDAGVLQAPKCYDSGGNFVDDLSRATKTGTVYGVDWVAVPDRDAKSVSVRKQFKDGEITRARKLEGMWWADGGAYIVSSFARAESPVQHDGQVWFYDPKRRTLTLKVLLGVNPDPAKDGAFDGPDNITVSPYGGLVIAEDGEGIQHLFGATEDGRTYPIARNDLNIGSAEEPEFSEFTGVVFSPDGSTLYANIQVPGIMLAITGPWRRQR, encoded by the coding sequence ATGTCGCTCAGCCGAAGAGACTTCGCGCGGCGTTCCGCGTACACCGGGGCCGGGTTCGCCCTGGTCGGAAGCGCGGGGGTGCTCGCCACCGCACCCGGCGCGCTCGCCGCCGAGGCGACCGAGGAGGGCGTCGCGGGGGTCGAGGGCCACGGCGGCTCGTCGCTCGGCTACGGTCCGCTCATCGCGGACCCCAAGGGCATCCTGGCCCTCCCCAAGGGCTTCAGCTACAAGATCATCACCCGTACCGGTGAGACCAAGCTGGAGTCCGGCGAGTCCACCCCGTCCAACCACGACGGCACCGCCACCTTCGAGGGCTCGCGTGGTGCGACGCTGCTGGTCAACAATCACGAGCTGGCCGGTCCCCGCAGCAAATGGCCGCACCCGGTGCCGCTGATCGAGGGGCTGGTCTACGACCCGGCGGCCTCCGGCGGCTGCACCGTCGTCGAGGTCGCCAAGCACGGCGACCACGTCACCGAGTGGGTCGGCATCGCGGGCACCGCCACCAACTGCGCCGGTGGCCGCACCCCCTGGGGCACCTGGCTGACCTGCGAGGAGACCGAGGACAAGGCCGGCCAGAACGGCATGACCAAGGACCACGGCTACGTCTTCGAGGTCGACCCGCACGACCGCAAGGCCAACCGCGACCCGAAGCCGATCAAGGCCCTGGGCCGGTACGCCCACGAGGCCGTCGTCGTGGACCCCAAGCGCGGCCATCTCTACCTCACCGAGGACGCCTCCGGACCGAACGGCCTCCTCTACCGCTGGGTCCCGCCGCACGGCTTCGAGCACGGCCGCGGCAAGCTCGGCACGCTCAAGGACGACGCGGGCGTGCTCCAGGCGCCCAAGTGCTACGACTCGGGCGGCAACTTCGTGGACGACCTGTCCCGCGCCACCAAGACCGGCACGGTCTACGGCGTGGACTGGGTTGCGGTGCCGGACCGCGACGCGAAGTCCGTGTCGGTGCGCAAGCAGTTCAAGGACGGCGAGATCACCCGGGCCCGCAAGCTGGAGGGCATGTGGTGGGCGGACGGCGGCGCGTACATCGTCTCCTCGTTCGCCCGTGCGGAGAGCCCGGTCCAGCACGACGGCCAGGTCTGGTTCTACGATCCCAAGCGCCGCACCCTCACCCTCAAGGTGTTGCTGGGCGTCAACCCCGACCCGGCGAAGGACGGCGCCTTCGACGGCCCGGACAACATCACGGTGTCGCCGTACGGCGGTCTGGTGATCGCCGAGGACGGCGAGGGCATCCAGCACCTCTTCGGCGCCACCGAGGACGGCCGGACGTACCCGATCGCGCGCAACGACCTGAACATCGGCAGTGCGGAGGAGCCGGAGTTCAGCGAGTTCACCGGTGTGGTCTTCTCGCCCGACGGCTCGACGCTGTACGCCAACATCCAGGTGCCGGGCATCATGCTCGCGATCACCGGCCCCTGGCGCCGCCAGCGCTGA
- a CDS encoding LLM class flavin-dependent oxidoreductase, producing the protein MTSRLRTTPFSILDRSRTRQGRERSQALRDTVRFAQQAEALGYHRFWVSEHHSVPGVAGSAPTVLASAVAAATVRIRVGTGGVMLPNHRPLVVAEQFGVLESLFPGRIDMGLGRSVGFTDGIRRALGAEKDAARDFGDQLDELLGWFTGEQNAHPQVHAHPAEGLRLPVFVLATGAGADLAARAGLSLVIGDLRGRDEMLRAIDRYRAGFRPSAWSSAPYVVVSGNVAVADTTEEARRLLLPEAWSMAHSRTHGVFPPLVPASEIETREMTERERGFYERGLRGQLYGTEDEVAAALEELIERSDADEVLVTTSTYDREALLDSYRRLSRVAGLSGDSGPVIRGAAGASAPR; encoded by the coding sequence GTGACCTCACGCCTGCGCACCACCCCCTTCTCCATCCTGGACCGCTCCCGCACCCGCCAGGGGCGGGAGCGGTCGCAGGCGCTGCGCGACACCGTACGGTTCGCGCAGCAGGCCGAGGCGCTCGGCTACCACCGCTTCTGGGTCTCCGAGCACCACAGCGTGCCCGGCGTGGCCGGTTCGGCGCCCACGGTGCTGGCGTCCGCCGTCGCGGCGGCGACGGTCCGCATCCGTGTGGGCACGGGCGGCGTGATGCTGCCGAACCACCGCCCGCTGGTCGTGGCGGAGCAGTTCGGGGTGCTCGAATCCCTCTTCCCGGGCCGGATCGACATGGGCCTGGGCCGCTCCGTCGGCTTCACCGACGGCATCCGCCGCGCCCTGGGCGCCGAGAAGGACGCCGCGCGGGACTTCGGCGATCAACTGGACGAGCTGCTCGGCTGGTTCACCGGTGAGCAGAACGCCCACCCCCAGGTCCACGCCCACCCGGCGGAGGGGCTGCGGCTGCCCGTCTTCGTCCTGGCCACCGGCGCCGGTGCGGACCTGGCGGCGCGGGCCGGACTGTCCCTGGTGATCGGCGATCTGCGGGGCCGGGACGAGATGCTGCGCGCGATCGACCGCTACCGCGCGGGCTTCCGCCCCTCGGCGTGGTCCTCCGCCCCGTACGTCGTCGTCTCGGGCAATGTCGCGGTCGCCGACACCACCGAGGAGGCCCGCCGACTGCTGCTCCCCGAGGCGTGGTCGATGGCCCACTCCCGCACCCATGGCGTCTTCCCGCCCCTGGTCCCCGCCTCGGAGATCGAGACCCGGGAGATGACCGAGAGGGAGCGCGGCTTCTACGAGCGCGGCCTGCGCGGCCAGCTGTACGGCACGGAGGACGAGGTCGCCGCCGCGCTCGAGGAGCTGATCGAGCGCAGCGACGCCGACGAGGTGCTGGTCACGACGAGCACCTACGACCGCGAGGCCCTCCTGGACTCCTACCGCCGCCTGTCGCGCGTGGCGGGACTGTCGGGCGACTCCGGCCCGGTCATCCGCGGTGCCGCGGGAGCGTCCGCGCCGCGCTGA
- a CDS encoding TerD family protein, producing the protein MTPGSNLPLSVARVAVDVTAPVRLDVSGLLLTANGKVRSDDDFVFYNQPTGPGVTHRAGTAGAGDAITVDTAAVPADIEKIVVTASLDAPGATFAGTEPTATVRGADDGAVIATFTPPRLGNETALVVVEVYRRNGAWKVRAVGQGYANGLAGIATDFGVTVEEPAAPAAPTTPTAQTPPPPSGPPAGFQPPPPMPTAAPSAPPAAPPAAAAPATGKINLDKGRVSLQKNQTVSLVKGGRPLLSSVKMGLGWEPAFRGKDIDLDASVIAFGVDRKKIDACFFGKLAILNGAIQHSGDNLTGEGGGDDESITVHLGGLPPEVTGLVFTVNSFSGQKFTDVAKAYCRLLDAQSGEELVRFDLTHAEPRTGVMMAKLIKQFSGEWEMTAMGEYVDSRTVRGMAKPAGKAL; encoded by the coding sequence ATGACACCCGGCTCGAACCTCCCCCTCTCCGTCGCGCGCGTGGCGGTTGACGTCACCGCCCCGGTGCGGCTCGACGTATCGGGCCTGCTGCTCACCGCCAACGGCAAAGTGCGTTCCGACGACGACTTCGTCTTCTACAACCAGCCCACCGGACCGGGTGTGACCCACCGCGCCGGGACGGCGGGCGCGGGCGACGCCATCACGGTGGACACCGCCGCCGTCCCCGCCGACATCGAGAAGATCGTGGTGACCGCGAGCCTGGACGCGCCCGGGGCGACGTTCGCGGGCACCGAGCCGACCGCCACCGTGCGCGGCGCCGACGACGGCGCGGTGATCGCCACGTTCACCCCGCCGCGGCTGGGCAACGAGACCGCGCTGGTGGTCGTGGAGGTGTACCGGCGCAACGGGGCGTGGAAGGTGCGCGCGGTCGGGCAGGGGTACGCCAACGGTCTGGCGGGCATCGCCACCGACTTCGGCGTGACGGTCGAGGAGCCCGCCGCCCCGGCCGCCCCCACCACCCCCACCGCTCAGACGCCGCCCCCGCCGAGCGGCCCGCCCGCCGGTTTCCAGCCCCCGCCGCCCATGCCGACCGCCGCGCCGTCCGCTCCCCCGGCCGCCCCGCCCGCCGCGGCGGCCCCGGCCACCGGGAAGATCAACCTGGACAAGGGCCGGGTCAGCCTCCAGAAGAACCAGACGGTGTCCCTGGTCAAGGGCGGCCGTCCGCTGCTCAGCTCGGTGAAGATGGGCCTGGGCTGGGAGCCCGCCTTCCGCGGCAAGGACATCGACCTGGACGCGTCCGTGATCGCCTTCGGTGTCGACCGTAAGAAGATCGACGCCTGCTTCTTCGGCAAGCTGGCCATCCTCAACGGCGCCATCCAGCACTCCGGCGACAACCTCACCGGAGAGGGCGGAGGCGACGACGAGTCCATCACCGTCCACCTCGGCGGCCTCCCGCCCGAGGTCACCGGCCTGGTCTTCACGGTCAACTCCTTCTCCGGCCAGAAGTTCACCGATGTGGCCAAGGCGTACTGCCGCCTCCTCGACGCCCAGTCCGGCGAGGAGCTGGTCCGCTTCGACCTCACCCACGCCGAGCCGCGCACGGGCGTGATGATGGCCAAGCTGATCAAGCAGTTCTCGGGTGAGTGGGAGATGACCGCGATGGGCGAGTACGTGGACTCGCGCACCGTCCGAGGCATGGCCAAGCCCGCCGGCAAGGCCCTGTGA
- a CDS encoding NAD-dependent epimerase/dehydratase family protein encodes MHVFLTGASGYIGGTVAVRLRQAGHHISGLTRDPAKAEQLARLGIEPVVGSLDDADLLAAHARGADAVVNAADSDHRAAVETLIAALAGSGKPLIHTSGSSTVGTGTEGEVSEAVHGEDLLAPDSAWEPGHPIRAARVAIDRLVLSAAERGVRSAVLCDSLIYGYGRGLGRDSVLIAALVRQARAGGVVRQVGPGRNIWSTVHVDDVADLYLLALEKAPPGTFCFVENGEESFGAIAEAIARSLGLPGPRPWDPDAPDNVWDPQFARHALGSNSRVRAGRARELLGWHPRHRSITDWILRELR; translated from the coding sequence ATGCATGTCTTCCTCACCGGCGCGAGCGGCTACATCGGCGGCACCGTCGCCGTCCGCCTCCGCCAGGCAGGCCATCACATCAGCGGTCTGACCCGCGATCCGGCCAAGGCCGAACAACTCGCCCGGCTGGGCATCGAGCCCGTGGTGGGTTCGCTCGACGACGCGGACCTCCTCGCCGCGCACGCCCGCGGCGCCGACGCCGTGGTCAACGCGGCCGACAGCGACCATCGCGCGGCCGTGGAGACGCTCATCGCCGCGCTGGCCGGATCGGGCAAGCCGCTGATCCACACCAGCGGCTCCAGCACGGTCGGCACCGGCACGGAGGGCGAGGTGTCGGAGGCGGTCCACGGCGAGGACCTCCTCGCCCCGGATTCGGCCTGGGAGCCCGGCCACCCCATCCGCGCGGCCCGGGTCGCCATCGACCGCCTGGTCCTGAGCGCGGCCGAGCGGGGCGTGCGGTCGGCGGTGCTCTGCGACAGCCTGATCTACGGGTACGGGCGGGGCCTCGGCCGGGACAGCGTCCTGATCGCCGCACTGGTCCGGCAGGCCCGCGCCGGGGGAGTGGTCCGCCAGGTCGGCCCCGGCCGCAACATCTGGTCCACCGTCCATGTCGACGACGTCGCCGACCTGTACCTCCTCGCGCTGGAGAAGGCGCCTCCGGGCACCTTCTGCTTCGTGGAGAACGGGGAGGAGTCGTTCGGTGCGATCGCCGAGGCCATCGCCCGCTCCCTCGGCCTGCCCGGCCCCCGCCCCTGGGACCCCGACGCGCCGGACAACGTCTGGGACCCCCAGTTCGCCCGGCACGCCCTGGGCTCCAACAGCCGTGTACGGGCGGGCCGCGCCCGCGAGCTACTCGGCTGGCACCCGCGGCACCGCTCGATCACGGACTGGATCCTTCGCGAGCTGCGCTGA
- a CDS encoding DMT family transporter, translating into MPVSAAVTAIGLVVMWSSGFIGAELGTREAAADTLLMWRFLAAAAVLSGAWALLRRRRLRPRAIAEQAVIGALSQGGYLGGIVWSVGLGVPSGTAALIAALQPLAAGALAGRLLGETVSPRQWAGLAIGLGGVALVVQGDLSAGPTAPAWAYGLPFAAMAALLAASFLERKVRAPLDPVDAIPLHCLVSAVLFTGVAVAGGHAAPPAGGGFWVAVVWTVLLSTVGGYGFYWLSLRRNGVTRTSALIYLTPPTTLVWAYAMFGDAPGWTALAGMAVCVIGVTAATARRRPDRSAQLAKDPVRDRAVPRVPAE; encoded by the coding sequence ATGCCCGTCAGCGCCGCCGTCACCGCCATCGGCCTCGTCGTGATGTGGAGCTCCGGCTTCATCGGAGCCGAGCTCGGCACGCGGGAGGCCGCCGCCGACACCCTGCTGATGTGGCGCTTCCTCGCGGCGGCGGCGGTCCTGAGCGGCGCCTGGGCGCTGCTGAGGCGGCGCAGACTGCGCCCGCGTGCGATCGCCGAGCAGGCGGTGATCGGAGCGCTTTCGCAGGGCGGCTATCTCGGCGGGATCGTCTGGTCGGTCGGGCTCGGCGTGCCGTCCGGCACCGCCGCGCTGATCGCCGCGTTGCAGCCGCTCGCGGCGGGCGCGCTGGCCGGGCGGCTGCTCGGGGAGACGGTCAGCCCGCGCCAGTGGGCGGGGCTGGCCATCGGCCTGGGCGGGGTCGCGCTCGTCGTCCAGGGCGATCTGTCGGCGGGCCCGACCGCCCCGGCCTGGGCGTACGGGCTGCCCTTCGCCGCCATGGCGGCGCTGCTGGCCGCGAGCTTCCTGGAACGTAAGGTGCGGGCGCCGCTCGACCCCGTGGACGCCATACCGCTGCACTGCCTGGTCAGCGCCGTCCTGTTCACCGGGGTCGCCGTGGCCGGGGGCCATGCCGCGCCCCCGGCGGGCGGGGGCTTCTGGGTCGCCGTGGTCTGGACGGTGCTGCTTTCCACGGTCGGCGGCTACGGCTTCTACTGGCTGAGCCTGCGCCGCAACGGCGTCACCCGCACCAGCGCGCTGATCTACCTCACGCCCCCGACCACGCTGGTGTGGGCCTACGCGATGTTCGGGGACGCGCCCGGGTGGACGGCCCTCGCGGGCATGGCGGTGTGCGTGATCGGGGTAACGGCGGCCACCGCGCGCCGCCGCCCCGACCGGTCAGCGCAGCTCGCGAAGGATCCAGTCCGTGATCGAGCGGTGCCGCGGGTGCCAGCCGAGTAG
- a CDS encoding TetR/AcrR family transcriptional regulator encodes MEARGDVLTPAGRRILDTAAELFYGQGIHAVGVDLIAKRAGVTKKTLYDRFGSKETLVAAYLRERDERWRAWLTAEVEKSPPADRALATFDALAEWVRRENPRGCGFVNAAAELPDPGHPARQVIADQKHWLRGYLRQLCEEAGVTAPDGLADELLLLHEGATVLNGLSVAADPVGTARELAERALERARAA; translated from the coding sequence ATGGAAGCGCGCGGAGATGTGCTCACCCCCGCCGGGCGCCGCATTCTCGACACCGCCGCCGAGCTGTTCTACGGGCAGGGGATCCACGCGGTCGGCGTGGATCTGATCGCCAAGCGCGCCGGAGTCACCAAGAAGACGCTGTACGACCGCTTCGGCTCGAAGGAAACGCTGGTCGCCGCGTATCTGCGGGAGCGCGATGAGCGGTGGCGGGCGTGGCTCACCGCCGAGGTCGAGAAGTCGCCCCCGGCGGATCGCGCCCTGGCCACGTTCGACGCGCTCGCGGAGTGGGTGCGCCGTGAGAACCCGCGCGGCTGCGGCTTCGTCAACGCGGCGGCCGAACTGCCGGACCCCGGCCATCCGGCCCGGCAGGTGATCGCCGACCAGAAGCACTGGCTGCGGGGCTATCTGCGGCAGCTGTGCGAGGAGGCGGGCGTGACGGCTCCCGACGGTCTGGCGGACGAGCTGCTGCTGCTCCACGAGGGGGCCACGGTGCTGAACGGTCTCTCGGTGGCCGCCGATCCGGTCGGCACCGCGCGTGAGCTGGCCGAACGAGCGCTGGAGCGGGCCCGGGCGGCCTGA
- a CDS encoding SDR family NAD(P)-dependent oxidoreductase: MTTKQHAIGSGFGVRSTTSDVLAGIDLSGELALVTGGYSGLGLETTRALAGAGAHVVVPARRPSAAVEALGGIESVEVAEMDLADLDSVRAFAEEFLASGRDIDILINNAGIMAAPETRVGPGWEAQFAINHLGHYALVNRLWPAIARGGGARVVSLSSNGHQLSDIHWDDPHFERHAYDKWQAYGQAKTANALFALHLDALGRNTGVRAFSVHPGTIATQLGRHMSPEELAELSETIDASSTNVGWKTPEEGAATQVWAATSPQLAGMGGVYCEDCDIAGPAPEGTELGSGVSAWVTDPERAARLWALSAELTGVDAFAE, translated from the coding sequence ATGACGACCAAACAGCATGCGATCGGCTCCGGTTTCGGGGTGCGCAGTACGACGAGCGACGTTCTCGCGGGCATTGACCTGTCCGGGGAGCTCGCGCTCGTGACCGGCGGTTATTCGGGGCTCGGGCTGGAGACGACGCGGGCTCTCGCCGGTGCGGGGGCCCACGTCGTCGTGCCCGCGCGGCGGCCCTCGGCCGCCGTCGAAGCGCTCGGCGGGATCGAGAGCGTGGAGGTCGCCGAGATGGACCTCGCGGACCTGGACAGCGTTCGGGCCTTCGCGGAGGAATTCCTCGCGTCCGGTCGCGATATCGACATTCTGATCAACAATGCCGGGATCATGGCCGCGCCCGAAACCCGGGTGGGCCCCGGCTGGGAAGCCCAGTTCGCCATCAACCACCTGGGGCACTACGCCCTGGTCAACCGGCTGTGGCCCGCGATCGCCCGTGGCGGTGGCGCACGCGTGGTGTCGCTCTCCTCCAATGGGCATCAGCTCTCGGACATCCACTGGGACGACCCCCACTTCGAGCGGCACGCCTACGACAAGTGGCAGGCGTATGGGCAGGCGAAGACGGCCAATGCCCTGTTCGCGCTGCACCTCGACGCGCTGGGGCGGAACACCGGTGTGCGGGCGTTCTCCGTGCACCCCGGCACGATCGCCACCCAGCTGGGGCGCCACATGTCCCCGGAAGAACTGGCGGAGCTGAGTGAAACGATCGACGCCAGCTCCACCAACGTCGGCTGGAAGACGCCCGAGGAGGGCGCGGCCACCCAGGTCTGGGCGGCGACCTCGCCACAGCTCGCGGGCATGGGCGGCGTGTACTGCGAGGACTGCGACATCGCCGGGCCCGCGCCGGAGGGCACCGAACTGGGCAGCGGAGTGAGCGCCTGGGTCACCGATCCGGAGCGGGCGGCGCGGCTGTGGGCGCTGTCGGCGGAGCTCACCGGGGTCGATGCCTTCGCCGAGTAG
- a CDS encoding MarR family winged helix-turn-helix transcriptional regulator, with translation MSASAVRAAYEIRVVIGRLRRRFRETYDNEELTPSQTSVLSRLSKEGPASASALAAAERVRPQSMAATLAVLEERGLIQRRPDPHDGRRQLVSTSDMGSAFLDDKRRAGEEWLAQALESGYTEAERQTILEALALLDRLSRA, from the coding sequence ATGTCCGCGTCCGCCGTGCGCGCCGCGTATGAGATCCGTGTAGTGATCGGCCGGCTGCGGCGGCGGTTCAGGGAGACGTACGACAACGAGGAGCTCACCCCCTCGCAGACGTCCGTGCTCAGCAGGCTCAGCAAGGAGGGCCCCGCCTCGGCCAGCGCGCTGGCGGCGGCCGAGCGCGTACGGCCGCAGTCGATGGCGGCCACGCTCGCCGTGCTGGAGGAGCGCGGACTGATCCAGCGGCGCCCCGATCCCCATGACGGGCGGCGGCAGCTGGTCTCGACGAGCGACATGGGCAGCGCGTTCCTGGACGACAAGCGGCGGGCGGGCGAGGAATGGCTCGCCCAGGCCCTGGAGAGCGGCTACACGGAAGCGGAACGGCAGACCATCCTCGAGGCGCTGGCCCTGCTGGACCGGCTCAGCCGCGCATGA
- a CDS encoding MFS transporter, with protein sequence MIQRLTRLTRRKGRADAGSAFDRRLLAPMILGSVLNPVNSSIISVSLVPIGAAFGAPPAQTAWLVSALYLATSIGQPVMGRLIDLYGPRRLFLAGAALTGIAGLIGLLATNLGTLIVARVVLGFGTCAGYPAAMYLIRGEARRTGQESPAGILAILAVASQTIAVIGPPLGGLLIGLGGWRSTFAVNIPLAVAGLILGVRRLPKERPPAERTDERVRLDLIGMGLFAAMLVSLLLFLMEPRADRWYLPVLMAVAAAGFAVRELRAAEPFIDLRVFGGNPPLLLTYARALLVSVVSYVFLYGYTQWLQDGRGLTASQAGLAQLPLFLTGIAVSTATGRRAAVRGKLLVGAVAQIVGCVLLLPLQPHSAIWLLIVVGLVFGVPQGLMNLALQNAVYHQADPERMGSSAGLLRTFFYLGAIVASSANGAFFGDRADTGGLHGLAWFMLAITGLCLALTLVDRSLGRIGSDDPSSAQQPTQRKAS encoded by the coding sequence ATGATCCAGCGGTTGACGCGGCTCACACGACGAAAGGGCAGGGCGGACGCGGGGAGCGCCTTCGACCGTAGGCTCCTCGCGCCGATGATCCTGGGTTCGGTACTGAACCCGGTCAACTCCTCGATCATCTCCGTGTCGCTGGTGCCGATCGGCGCCGCGTTCGGGGCGCCGCCGGCGCAGACGGCCTGGCTGGTCTCGGCGCTCTATCTGGCCACCTCGATAGGCCAGCCGGTCATGGGCCGGCTGATCGACCTCTACGGGCCGCGCCGCCTCTTCCTCGCCGGGGCGGCCCTGACCGGGATCGCGGGCCTGATCGGTCTGCTCGCCACGAACCTGGGGACACTGATCGTCGCGCGGGTGGTGCTCGGGTTCGGCACCTGCGCGGGCTATCCGGCCGCGATGTACCTCATCCGCGGGGAGGCCCGGCGGACCGGCCAGGAGAGCCCCGCCGGGATCCTCGCCATCCTCGCGGTCGCCAGTCAGACCATCGCGGTCATCGGACCGCCCCTGGGCGGACTGCTGATCGGGCTGGGCGGCTGGCGCTCCACGTTCGCCGTCAACATCCCACTGGCGGTGGCGGGTCTGATCCTCGGCGTACGGCGTCTGCCGAAGGAGCGGCCCCCGGCGGAACGCACCGATGAGCGCGTCCGGCTGGACCTGATCGGCATGGGGCTGTTCGCCGCGATGCTCGTCTCGTTGCTGCTGTTCCTGATGGAGCCGCGGGCCGACCGGTGGTATCTGCCGGTGCTGATGGCGGTGGCGGCGGCCGGGTTCGCGGTGCGGGAGCTGCGGGCGGCGGAGCCCTTCATCGATCTGCGGGTGTTCGGCGGCAATCCGCCCCTGCTGCTCACCTACGCCCGCGCGCTCCTCGTCTCCGTCGTCTCGTACGTCTTTCTCTACGGCTACACGCAGTGGCTCCAGGACGGCCGGGGGCTGACGGCCTCCCAGGCGGGGCTCGCCCAACTGCCCCTGTTCCTGACCGGGATCGCGGTGTCCACCGCCACCGGCCGCCGCGCCGCCGTGCGCGGCAAGCTGCTGGTGGGGGCCGTGGCGCAGATCGTCGGCTGCGTCCTGCTGCTCCCGCTCCAGCCGCACAGCGCGATATGGCTGCTGATCGTCGTCGGGCTCGTCTTCGGCGTACCGCAGGGGCTGATGAACCTCGCCCTCCAGAACGCGGTGTACCACCAGGCCGATCCGGAGCGGATGGGCTCCTCGGCGGGGCTGCTCCGCACCTTCTTCTACCTCGGCGCGATCGTCGCCTCCAGCGCCAACGGCGCCTTCTTCGGCGACCGCGCCGACACCGGCGGGCTGCACGGCCTGGCCTGGTTCATGCTCGCCATCACCGGTCTGTGTCTGGCGCTGACGCTCGTGGACCGCTCGCTGGGCCGCATCGGTTCCGACGATCCCTCTTCCGCGCAACAACCGACGCAGCGAAAGGCTTCATGA